The following proteins come from a genomic window of Nitrospirota bacterium:
- a CDS encoding HAD-IIIA family hydrolase, with product MDLVIIAGGKGTRLGLKDTPKPMVEVGGKPLLEHQINLARQYAIKNIYILSGHLSEVIADYFGDGRKFGVNITHVIEKSPLGTAGAVKQLENRLNERFMVFYGDVFLDIDLKSFMDFDVKTHSIADIIVHPNDHPHDSDLVEIDDDNIVTAFYSKPHDKKQYYRNLVNAAVYILSPDIFDYIPQDKPSDFGKDVFPPVLQSGEVISVYKTAEYIKDIGTIERLGKVSRDIMGGKVKMFSKKNKRPAIFIDRDGTIVKEVDLLHRVEDLELLPFSASAIKKINSSDYLSFLITNQPVVARNLCDTSVIAQIHNKLETLLGREGAYLNDIYFCPHHPDKGYPGENPDFKIDCDCRKPKTGMISKAVKEYNVDVESSWFIGDRTADIQTGKNAGMKTILVRTGNAGKDGKFEVSSDYIFDNIGDAVDFILSKKEISS from the coding sequence ATGGACTTAGTCATCATAGCGGGCGGTAAGGGGACTCGCCTCGGGCTTAAGGATACACCCAAACCCATGGTTGAGGTCGGAGGCAAGCCCTTGCTGGAGCATCAGATTAACCTCGCAAGACAATATGCAATAAAAAATATCTATATACTGTCAGGCCATCTGTCAGAGGTTATTGCTGATTATTTTGGTGACGGCAGAAAATTCGGGGTTAATATCACCCATGTAATAGAGAAGTCTCCCTTAGGCACAGCCGGCGCTGTTAAACAACTTGAAAACAGGCTCAACGAAAGGTTTATGGTGTTTTATGGGGATGTATTTTTAGATATTGATTTGAAGTCCTTTATGGATTTTGATGTGAAGACTCATTCTATAGCAGACATAATTGTACATCCTAATGACCATCCCCACGACAGTGACCTTGTAGAGATTGACGACGACAACATAGTCACGGCTTTTTATTCAAAGCCCCATGATAAAAAGCAGTATTACAGAAATCTGGTTAACGCTGCTGTGTATATTTTAAGCCCTGACATCTTTGATTACATTCCTCAGGATAAACCCTCGGATTTCGGAAAAGACGTTTTTCCCCCAGTTTTACAGTCAGGAGAAGTGATCAGTGTGTATAAGACCGCTGAGTACATAAAGGATATAGGAACCATAGAAAGACTTGGGAAGGTAAGCAGGGACATAATGGGCGGTAAGGTTAAGATGTTTTCAAAAAAGAATAAAAGGCCGGCTATTTTTATTGACAGGGATGGAACTATTGTAAAGGAGGTTGACTTGCTTCACAGAGTTGAAGACCTTGAGCTGCTGCCTTTTTCGGCCTCGGCAATTAAGAAAATAAATAGCTCTGACTACCTGAGTTTTCTTATCACAAACCAGCCTGTTGTCGCCAGAAACCTTTGCGATACTTCGGTAATAGCGCAAATCCACAATAAACTTGAGACTTTGCTCGGCAGGGAAGGGGCATATCTTAATGATATTTACTTTTGTCCGCACCATCCCGATAAGGGCTATCCGGGTGAAAATCCTGATTTCAAGATTGACTGCGATTGCAGGAAGCCAAAAACAGGCATGATAAGCAAAGCTGTAAAAGAGTATAATGTTGATGTTGAGTCATCCTGGTTTATAGGAGATAGGACTGCCGATATTCAGACAGGTAAGAATGCAGGCATGAAGACAATACTTGTAAGGACAGGCAATGCCGGGAAAGACGGGAAATTTGAAGTCAGTTCTGATTATATATTTGATAATATTGGAGATGCAGTAGATTTTATCTTAAGTAAAAAAGAGATATCATCATGA